In Armatimonadota bacterium, the sequence CCCAAGTATGCCTTCTGTATCTGTTCGGAGGACTTTAGAGCGTCCCCGGTGTCTTCCAGTATAATTCTGCCGTTTTCTATTACGTAACCACGGTCGGCAATATCCAGCGCCTTATGGACGTTTTGCTCGGCAAGCAGAATGGTCATGCCCTGATCTTTGAGAGCGGCGATCTTCTCGAATAACTCCGCTACAAGCACTGGCGCAAGACCCGTAGACGGCTCATCCAATAACAGGATTCTCGGACTGCTCATCAAAGCCCTTCCAAGGGCAAGCATCTGCTGCTGGCCGCCGCTCAGCTCCCCTGCCCTGCTCGCCAGACGCTTCTTCAGATCAGGGAAAAGTTCGAAAACCATATCGAAACGACAGTTGGTCTCCGAGCGAGACGCACGCGCTGCATTCGCGCCGACTTTGAGGTTTTCATAAATTGTCATGGATGAAAACAGCGCTCTGCCCTCGGGAACCAGAGCAAGTCCCATCCGTGCTATCTTCTCTGCCGGCTGACCAGTGATGCTTACACCGCCAAGCATTACACGCCCCTCGCTGACTTTTACAAGCCCCGCTATGCTCCTAAGCAGTGTGCTCTTACCCGCACCGTTGCCGCCCACCAGCACTACGACTTCGTTCTGCTGCACTCTCAGCGAGATGGACTTAATTACAGTGAGCTTATCGTAACCTGCGCTCAGGTTTACTGCCCTCAGCATTCGGCGACCCCCAAATAAGCTTCTATGACCCTTGGATTGCTGCTCACCTCGGATGGGTTGCCGTCCGCGATGAGCGCGCCGCTGTCGAGCACTATCACGCGCTCCGCAAGCCTCATGACAAGCTGCATGTCATGCTCGACCAGCAAAACCGTGATCCCGCTGCTGACTATATGGCGTATCAGCTTGGAAAGCTGGGCACTTTCGGTTCTATTAAGACCGGCTGCAGGTTCGTCCAGAAGTAGCATCTTAGGCGAAAGAGCGAGGGCGCGCGCGATCTCAGCAAGCCTCTGTTTGCCGAAAGGCAGGTCCCCTGCCCTTGTGTTTATATCATCGCCCAGACCCATATCTTCGAGTATATAGTTTGCGCGCTTCATACGCAGGCGCTCATCTTCCCGATACCGGCCGGGCCATATAGAACAGCCAATAAAAGAGCCTGTGTTCCAAGCGCACAGGACATTTTCGAGCAGAGTCATATCGTGAAAGAGCCGGACGTTTTGAAATGTGCGCGCTATACCCCGCTTTGCAGCCTTATGCGGCTGAGGCGGCAGCTTCTTGTCCAGAAAGCTGATGTGACCATCGCTGGGCGGCATGGCAGCGGCTATCAGGTTGAAAAGAGTGGTCTTACCCGCGCCGTTTGGCCCGATGATAGCAGTAAGGCTCCCCTCATCTATCGAGAAGCTCACGTTATCCACGGCGCGCACGCCGCCAAAGGTTTTGGTTATGTTAGTCAGTTCAAGCATAGCATAAGCTGAGAGTAGAGAGTGGAGAGCTAAGAGCTTGGCTCTGCGCGTTCTACTCACTTTGATCCCAATAATCGAGCGCGATATCTGATCGCGACCGCGGAGAATATCGCGATCTGAAATCGCACAGTTCTTTTTCGGGCTGGATCGGATATCCAGCCCGATCAGAGAATATTACACCACCATGCCCTTGTTTCGGCCAACCATATGCAGGTAATCGTGCTTCCACGCGAAATCTACCAATGTGGAGAGTTTAGCGGTAGCAAGGCCGACTACAGTATCGGCGGCGCCATAATACATCCAGACTTCATCACCGCGCACTACCGCGCCGCATGTAAAGACCACGTTAGGCACCAGGCCATACTGTTCGTAATCGACCTCAGGGGCGAAACACCAGTCCGATGCCCTTGCGAGCACCTTGCGCGGGTTCTCAAGATCGAGCAGCGCCAGCCCGAGTCTGTAGACCGGATGACCCGCCGCCTCTTTTACGCCGTGATATATCAAAAGCCAACCCTGATCGGTCTTGATAGGGGGCGCTCCGACGCCTATCCTGAGGCCGTCCCACCAGGGTCCGCCGCGCTCGGGAATAAGCACACCCGGCTGGCTCCAATAGACCATATCATCGGGCGAACTTGCATACCATATGTGCTCCTGGCCGCCCGTGACGGGCCTGTGAAGCATTATCCAGTG encodes:
- a CDS encoding ABC transporter ATP-binding protein; translation: MLRAVNLSAGYDKLTVIKSISLRVQQNEVVVLVGGNGAGKSTLLRSIAGLVKVSEGRVMLGGVSITGQPAEKIARMGLALVPEGRALFSSMTIYENLKVGANAARASRSETNCRFDMVFELFPDLKKRLASRAGELSGGQQQMLALGRALMSSPRILLLDEPSTGLAPVLVAELFEKIAALKDQGMTILLAEQNVHKALDIADRGYVIENGRIILEDTGDALKSSEQIQKAYLGV
- a CDS encoding ABC transporter ATP-binding protein, which translates into the protein MSRTRRAKLLALHSLLSAYAMLELTNITKTFGGVRAVDNVSFSIDEGSLTAIIGPNGAGKTTLFNLIAAAMPPSDGHISFLDKKLPPQPHKAAKRGIARTFQNVRLFHDMTLLENVLCAWNTGSFIGCSIWPGRYREDERLRMKRANYILEDMGLGDDINTRAGDLPFGKQRLAEIARALALSPKMLLLDEPAAGLNRTESAQLSKLIRHIVSSGITVLLVEHDMQLVMRLAERVIVLDSGALIADGNPSEVSSNPRVIEAYLGVAEC
- a CDS encoding glycosidase, whose translation is MSDGPFTRMTNKPLITPMDVPVKANSVFNPGVVEYDGETLLLLRIEVRRGISEIRVARSKNGVDAWRFDDKALLCPDQAEFPYEEWGCEDPRVTQIAPREWVIAYTAYSRYGPAVALARTKDFLTVERLGTVLPPTNKDACLFPEQFDGHWIMLHRPVTGGQEHIWYASSPDDMVYWSQPGVLIPERGGPWWDGLRIGVGAPPIKTDQGWLLIYHGVKEAAGHPVYRLGLALLDLENPRKVLARASDWCFAPEVDYEQYGLVPNVVFTCGAVVRGDEVWMYYGAADTVVGLATAKLSTLVDFAWKHDYLHMVGRNKGMVV